From Streptomyces sp. NBC_01754, a single genomic window includes:
- the prpB gene encoding methylisocitrate lyase: MLHTRTTPTERRRGLRERLASGRILPMPGAVNPYSAKLIEDHGFEAAYLSGAVLAAELCLPDIGLTTSTEIAARAQQVTRVTGLPVLIDADTGFGAPVNAARTVQLFEDAGLAGLHLEDQTALKRCGHLDGKTLVTTDAMVQRVRAAVDARRDDDFLLMARTDARAVEGLDAAIERAKAYVDAGADAVFPEALAGEAEFAAFRAAVDVPLLANMTEFGKGPLLTTTTLENLGYDIALYPVTLFRLANGAVEDGLRTIASEGTQESLLPRMQTRSRLYEVLGYQDYTAFDSAVFDFTLPPGT; encoded by the coding sequence ATGCTGCACACCCGCACCACCCCCACCGAACGCCGCCGCGGACTGCGCGAGCGGCTGGCCTCCGGGCGCATCCTGCCGATGCCCGGGGCCGTCAACCCGTACTCGGCGAAGCTGATCGAGGACCACGGGTTCGAGGCCGCCTACCTCTCCGGGGCGGTCCTCGCCGCCGAGCTCTGCCTGCCCGACATCGGGCTGACCACCTCGACCGAGATCGCCGCACGTGCCCAGCAGGTGACCCGGGTCACCGGCCTCCCGGTCCTCATCGACGCCGACACCGGCTTCGGTGCGCCCGTCAACGCCGCCCGCACCGTGCAGCTCTTCGAGGACGCCGGGCTGGCCGGACTGCACCTGGAGGACCAGACGGCTCTCAAGCGCTGCGGGCACCTCGACGGCAAGACGCTCGTGACCACCGACGCGATGGTGCAGCGCGTCCGCGCGGCGGTCGACGCCCGCCGGGACGACGACTTCCTGCTGATGGCCCGCACGGACGCCCGGGCGGTCGAGGGACTGGACGCGGCGATCGAGAGGGCCAAGGCGTACGTCGACGCGGGTGCCGACGCGGTGTTCCCGGAGGCGCTGGCCGGGGAGGCCGAGTTCGCGGCGTTCCGCGCGGCCGTGGACGTACCCCTCCTCGCCAACATGACCGAATTCGGCAAGGGCCCCCTGCTGACCACGACCACCCTGGAGAACCTCGGCTACGACATCGCCCTCTACCCCGTGACCCTCTTCCGGCTCGCGAACGGCGCCGTCGAGGACGGACTGCGCACGATCGCGTCGGAGGGGACCCAGGAGTCGCTGCTCCCGCGCATGCAGACCCGCTCCCGGCTGTACGAGGTCCTCGGTTACCAGGACTACACGGCCTTCGACTCCGCCGTCTTCGACTTCACCCTCCCGCCCGGCACCTGA
- a CDS encoding bifunctional 2-methylcitrate synthase/citrate synthase, whose protein sequence is MPTATPAQPDIHRGLAGVVADTTQISSVVQETNSLIYRGYPVQDLAARCSFEEVAHLLWWGELPDAGQLREFRARERAMRPLDRTTAELLAHLPQGCHPMDVLRTAVSFFGAEDPSEDDSSPAANRAKSLALLAKLPTVVAADHRRRRGLGPIQPDASLGYAENFFHMCFGRVPEPEVVRCFEISLILYAEHSFNASTFTARVVTSTLSDLYSAVTAAIGALKGPLHGGANEAVMHMLNEIDDPERAADWLDGALASKRKIMGFGHRVYKHGDSRVPIMQEATDRLVARAGDPEAARLATLHAALRHAMITRKGIHPNLDYPAGLAYHLMGFDIPTFTPLFVMARVTGWTAHITEQLAHNALIRPLASYDGPDQRAVPAAS, encoded by the coding sequence ATGCCCACCGCCACGCCCGCCCAGCCGGACATCCACCGCGGCCTCGCCGGTGTCGTCGCCGACACCACCCAGATCTCCTCGGTCGTCCAGGAGACCAACTCGCTGATCTACCGCGGCTATCCCGTCCAGGACCTGGCCGCCCGCTGCTCCTTCGAGGAGGTCGCCCACCTCCTCTGGTGGGGCGAGCTGCCCGACGCCGGCCAACTGCGTGAGTTCCGGGCCCGTGAACGGGCGATGCGCCCCCTGGACCGCACCACCGCGGAGCTCCTGGCCCACCTGCCGCAGGGCTGCCACCCCATGGACGTCCTGCGCACGGCCGTCAGCTTCTTCGGCGCCGAGGACCCCAGCGAGGACGACAGCAGCCCCGCCGCCAACCGGGCGAAGTCCCTCGCGCTGCTGGCGAAGCTGCCGACCGTGGTGGCGGCCGACCACCGGCGGCGCCGTGGGCTCGGCCCGATCCAGCCCGACGCCTCGCTCGGGTACGCGGAGAACTTCTTCCACATGTGCTTCGGCCGGGTCCCCGAGCCCGAGGTGGTCCGCTGCTTCGAGATCTCCCTCATCCTCTACGCCGAACACAGCTTCAACGCCTCGACGTTCACCGCGCGCGTCGTCACGTCGACCCTCTCCGACCTCTACAGCGCCGTGACCGCTGCCATCGGGGCCCTCAAGGGACCGCTGCACGGCGGAGCCAACGAGGCCGTGATGCACATGCTCAACGAGATCGACGACCCGGAGCGGGCCGCGGACTGGCTCGACGGGGCCCTGGCCTCGAAGCGGAAGATCATGGGCTTCGGGCACCGCGTCTACAAGCACGGTGACTCACGCGTCCCGATCATGCAGGAGGCCACGGACCGGCTCGTCGCCCGCGCGGGCGATCCGGAGGCCGCCCGTCTGGCGACCCTGCACGCCGCCCTGCGCCACGCCATGATCACGCGCAAGGGCATCCACCCCAACCTCGACTATCCCGCGGGGCTCGCCTACCACCTCATGGGCTTCGACATCCCCACCTTCACCCCTCTCTTCGTGATGGCCCGCGTCACCGGCTGGACCGCGCACATCACCGAACAGCTCGCCCACAACGCGCTGATCCGCCCCCTGGCCTCCTACGACGGCCCGGACCAGCGCGCGGTGCCCGCCGCCTCCTGA
- a CDS encoding prenyltransferase/squalene oxidase repeat-containing protein, which yields MSAVGLVFTACLTFVTVTPAAADPLDACTATEGAVVAVDFGPFGGTVRRGCDATPTTGYELLHEAGFTTTGTQHDGPAFICRIGFGSGVQQPTEDEESCVLTPPATAYWSYWTASPGQQKWTYSPYGAMDRRPGHGDVDAWVFGGTDIGGTTGGPSFTPDDVRAGGGGTTPDPGGTPTTPAGEIDVPAAARWVRGVLEDDERVVDEGAGTVNFLLTTEAAYALAAADGESATLDRITAFLAAHTDDFAYPAGPEQAPDATAAARLALLALATEADPGDFGGHDLTGDLAANVCETGPGSGGGPTPGCTAEGDFRDATYADGQALAVLALLRSGTRPPAAAVERLTQVQCDDGGVTSILIRPGEYCDGDPATTGLAVLALKAAGGQDTAVAQARTYLKKAQREDGSFPGWTGATTGSVTATAYASQALRELGDTAQADAGVSWLSREQLAGGGFGFEEGATDPALYPTAPAVLAGAGTDLGQLTTAAPEPTGPPATEPPATAPPTTGPPVTGAPTTGPTAPAGEGPDLARGVAYLTAPAQLQQGRYYAAGPGLARADFGLTVDGAYALAATGLDDNALRGIVDFLDGGGKDGEGRTVSDWTGIGTQTPLGGQLGKTALLAQAVGRDARDFGGKDLIAALGTAVCAAPSKAPDRACAAEGAYTYTTSVFGQSLAIMAQVRAGEEAAARKPLAYLESLQQSSGAWPSLIPSTKDSDVDSTAMAAMAVDLAGGDEAGEAVAEALAWIAGQQLPDGGFPGASGNSVNSAALAVQGLSLDAPKYADRIAKARKFLATQQNDDGGFNVVKGGQPGSDLRASTQAVGGATGISFGLLERGLDGTTPLPPAPLPPGPGGNPSAPTIVTTDDTGSDGGALASTGVAAGALAACAVALIGAGWRTVVVTRRRTVRQSL from the coding sequence ATGTCGGCGGTGGGCCTGGTGTTCACCGCCTGCCTGACGTTCGTCACCGTCACTCCGGCCGCGGCCGACCCCCTCGACGCCTGCACCGCGACCGAGGGCGCCGTCGTCGCCGTCGACTTCGGGCCCTTCGGGGGGACCGTCCGGCGCGGCTGCGACGCCACACCGACGACCGGCTACGAGCTGCTCCACGAGGCCGGGTTCACCACCACGGGGACCCAGCACGACGGTCCGGCGTTCATCTGCCGCATCGGATTCGGCTCGGGCGTCCAGCAGCCCACCGAGGACGAGGAGTCCTGCGTCCTCACCCCGCCGGCCACCGCCTACTGGTCGTACTGGACCGCCTCGCCCGGCCAGCAGAAGTGGACGTACAGCCCGTACGGCGCCATGGACCGCAGACCCGGGCACGGCGACGTGGACGCCTGGGTGTTCGGCGGCACCGACATCGGCGGCACCACCGGCGGCCCCAGCTTCACACCCGACGACGTACGCGCCGGAGGCGGCGGTACGACGCCCGATCCCGGCGGCACACCCACCACTCCGGCCGGGGAGATCGACGTACCGGCCGCGGCCCGGTGGGTCAGGGGTGTCCTGGAGGACGACGAACGCGTCGTCGACGAGGGCGCCGGCACCGTGAACTTCCTCCTGACCACCGAGGCCGCCTATGCGCTGGCCGCGGCGGACGGGGAGAGCGCGACCCTGGACCGGATCACCGCGTTCCTCGCCGCCCACACCGACGACTTCGCCTACCCGGCGGGCCCGGAGCAGGCCCCCGACGCCACCGCCGCCGCCCGCCTCGCCCTGCTCGCCCTCGCCACGGAAGCCGATCCAGGAGACTTCGGGGGCCACGACCTGACCGGCGACCTGGCCGCGAACGTGTGCGAGACGGGTCCCGGTTCGGGCGGCGGCCCCACGCCCGGCTGCACCGCCGAGGGGGACTTCCGTGACGCCACCTACGCCGACGGCCAGGCGCTGGCCGTGCTGGCGCTGCTGCGGTCGGGTACCCGGCCCCCGGCCGCCGCCGTGGAGCGGCTGACCCAGGTGCAGTGCGACGACGGCGGTGTCACCAGCATCCTCATCCGCCCCGGCGAGTACTGCGACGGAGACCCCGCCACCACCGGACTGGCGGTCCTCGCCCTGAAGGCGGCGGGCGGTCAGGACACGGCCGTCGCGCAGGCCCGCACGTATCTGAAGAAGGCCCAGCGCGAGGACGGTTCGTTCCCCGGCTGGACCGGTGCCACCACCGGCAGCGTCACGGCCACCGCCTACGCCTCGCAGGCGTTGCGCGAGCTCGGTGACACCGCGCAGGCGGACGCCGGGGTCTCCTGGCTCTCGCGCGAGCAACTGGCGGGCGGCGGCTTCGGGTTCGAGGAGGGTGCCACCGATCCGGCCCTGTATCCGACGGCCCCCGCCGTCCTCGCCGGGGCGGGCACCGACCTCGGGCAACTGACGACCGCGGCACCCGAACCGACCGGGCCGCCCGCCACCGAGCCGCCGGCCACGGCCCCGCCGACCACCGGGCCGCCCGTCACCGGGGCACCGACCACCGGTCCCACGGCACCGGCGGGCGAGGGCCCCGACCTCGCCAGGGGCGTCGCCTACCTCACCGCGCCCGCCCAGCTCCAGCAGGGCCGGTACTACGCGGCGGGACCCGGCCTGGCCCGCGCGGACTTCGGGCTCACCGTCGACGGCGCCTACGCGCTCGCCGCCACCGGCCTCGACGACAACGCGCTGCGAGGCATCGTCGACTTCCTCGACGGCGGTGGCAAGGACGGCGAGGGCCGAACCGTGAGCGACTGGACCGGCATCGGCACCCAGACCCCCCTGGGCGGGCAGCTCGGCAAGACGGCCCTGCTGGCCCAGGCGGTCGGCCGCGACGCGCGGGACTTCGGCGGCAAGGACCTGATCGCGGCTCTCGGCACGGCGGTGTGCGCGGCACCGAGCAAGGCGCCGGACCGCGCGTGCGCCGCCGAGGGGGCGTACACCTACACGACCTCCGTCTTCGGCCAGTCCCTGGCGATCATGGCGCAGGTGCGTGCCGGTGAGGAGGCGGCCGCCCGGAAGCCGCTCGCGTACCTGGAGAGCCTCCAGCAGAGCAGCGGCGCGTGGCCCAGCCTGATCCCGTCCACGAAGGACTCCGACGTCGACTCCACCGCCATGGCCGCGATGGCGGTGGACCTGGCCGGTGGCGACGAGGCCGGGGAAGCGGTGGCCGAGGCGCTCGCCTGGATCGCGGGGCAGCAGCTTCCGGACGGCGGGTTCCCCGGTGCGTCGGGCAACTCCGTCAACTCCGCCGCGCTCGCCGTACAGGGGCTCTCGCTCGACGCGCCGAAGTACGCCGACCGGATCGCGAAGGCGCGGAAGTTCCTGGCCACCCAGCAGAACGACGACGGCGGCTTCAACGTCGTCAAGGGCGGCCAGCCCGGTTCCGACCTGCGCGCGTCCACCCAGGCGGTCGGCGGGGCCACCGGCATCTCGTTCGGCCTCCTGGAGCGCGGCCTGGACGGCACCACACCCCTGCCCCCCGCACCCTTGCCCCCCGGACCCGGCGGGAACCCGAGCGCACCCACCATCGTGACCACCGACGACACCGGCTCCGACGGCGGGGCGCTCGCCTCGACCGGCGTGGCGGCCGGCGCGCTCGCGGCGTGCGCGGTGGCGCTCATCGGCGCGGGGTGGCGCACGGTCGTCGTGACCCGCCGCCGTACCGTCAGGCAGTCGCTGTGA
- a CDS encoding CbiQ family ECF transporter T component produces MAGPTPGGPPVSGRAPDAGGRRLPRILHPVAWWIWALALATAVSRTNNPLLLFLVLAVLGYVVSARRTEAPWARGFVYYLYLAATVVAIRVLFRAVFATGITPHDHFLFALPHIPTPDWYAGIQLGGPVSLEALLSAATDGLRLACMLCCIGAANTLANPKRALRILPGALHELGVAVTVAISVAPQLVQSVQRVARARRLRAGRNKGLKALRGIVVPVLEDALERSLRLAAGMDSRGYGRAGTATRRSRRATGALMLLGMCGLCAGAYGLLDATAPTFLGLPALGVGALLCVGGLRTGGRRVTRTTYRPDPWRLPEWTVACTGVLSAILLFVDIGYDAAELNPSIYPLSWPTLPLVPTLAILLAGTAGFLAPPPTARPTTDPPPTAPRTVPARHTEKAATT; encoded by the coding sequence GTGGCAGGCCCCACCCCCGGCGGACCGCCCGTGTCCGGCCGCGCCCCGGACGCGGGCGGGCGCCGGCTGCCCAGGATCCTGCATCCGGTCGCCTGGTGGATCTGGGCGCTCGCACTGGCCACCGCCGTCAGCCGCACCAACAACCCGCTGCTGCTGTTCCTGGTGCTCGCGGTCCTCGGCTACGTCGTCAGCGCGCGCCGCACCGAGGCGCCCTGGGCCCGCGGCTTCGTCTACTACCTCTACCTGGCCGCCACCGTCGTGGCGATCCGCGTCCTGTTCCGGGCCGTCTTCGCCACCGGGATCACCCCGCACGACCACTTCCTCTTCGCCCTGCCGCACATCCCCACCCCCGACTGGTACGCGGGTATCCAGCTCGGCGGACCCGTCTCCCTGGAAGCCCTCCTGTCGGCCGCCACCGACGGACTCCGCCTCGCCTGCATGCTCTGCTGTATCGGCGCGGCCAACACCCTCGCCAACCCCAAACGCGCCCTGCGGATCCTGCCAGGAGCCCTGCACGAACTCGGGGTGGCCGTGACCGTCGCGATCAGCGTCGCCCCCCAACTCGTGCAGAGCGTGCAGCGGGTGGCCCGCGCGCGCAGGCTGCGCGCGGGCCGGAACAAGGGGCTGAAGGCGCTGCGGGGCATCGTCGTCCCCGTCCTGGAGGACGCCCTCGAACGCTCCCTGCGCCTCGCCGCCGGCATGGACTCCCGCGGTTACGGGCGCGCGGGCACCGCGACCCGCCGCTCCCGCCGGGCGACCGGGGCCCTCATGCTGCTCGGCATGTGCGGCCTGTGCGCCGGGGCCTACGGGCTCCTCGACGCCACCGCCCCCACGTTCCTCGGACTGCCCGCGCTGGGCGTCGGCGCCCTGCTCTGTGTGGGCGGCCTGCGCACCGGCGGGCGCCGGGTGACCCGCACCACCTACCGGCCCGACCCGTGGCGCCTGCCCGAGTGGACGGTGGCCTGTACGGGCGTGCTCTCCGCGATCCTGCTGTTCGTCGACATCGGTTACGACGCCGCCGAGCTGAACCCCTCCATTTATCCCCTCAGCTGGCCGACCCTGCCCCTGGTGCCGACCCTCGCGATCCTGCTCGCCGGAACGGCCGGGTTCCTCGCCCCGCCACCGACGGCCCGGCCAACGACGGACCCGCCGCCGACCGCCCCGCGCACCGTGCCCGCGCGGCACACGGAGAAAGCCGCAACCACGTGA
- a CDS encoding ABC transporter ATP-binding protein, translating to MITFEQVGVRYEDTSRPALRDVDLTIEEGELCLVVGHTGVGKSTLLGTVNGLVPHFTGGTLYGRVTVDGRDTAHHPPRELADVVGVVGQDPLDGFVTDTVEEELAYAMEQLAVSSHVMRKRVEETLDLLGLADLRHRALHELSGGQQQRVAIGSVLTAHPRVLVLDEPTSALDPSAAEEVLAAVTRLVHDLGVTVLMAEHRLERVVQYADRVLHLPGDGRVSHGPPAEMFRTSSIAPPIVDLGRAAGWTPLPLSVRDARRAAAPLRGRLAGHRPPPPVPRPVGHRECLLKARGVTVSYRGAPAVREVDLDLPGGQVTALMGRNGSGKSSLLWALQGSGPRTAGTVRVASGPGAKTPGDPHTMPPAQARRLVGLVPQTPSDLLYLESVGQELTQADRESAVAGPGPGDARSLLDRLAPGIEDATHPRDLSEGQKLALVLAIQLAAAPSVLLLDEPTRGLDYRAKTQLIRIVGTLAAEGRTVVIATHDVEFVARAADRVVVMAQGDVVADGPTSDVIVASPVFAPQTAKILAPLPFLTVDQVTAALAGAAADPADAGSGADA from the coding sequence GTGATCACCTTCGAACAGGTCGGTGTCCGGTACGAGGACACGTCCCGGCCCGCCCTCCGCGACGTCGACCTCACCATCGAGGAAGGCGAACTCTGCCTGGTCGTCGGGCACACCGGCGTCGGCAAGTCCACCCTCCTCGGCACCGTCAACGGCCTCGTCCCGCACTTCACCGGCGGCACCCTGTACGGGCGTGTCACCGTCGACGGCCGCGACACCGCGCACCATCCGCCCCGCGAACTCGCCGACGTGGTCGGCGTCGTCGGGCAGGATCCGCTCGACGGTTTCGTCACCGACACAGTCGAGGAGGAACTCGCCTACGCGATGGAGCAGTTGGCCGTCTCCTCGCACGTCATGCGCAAACGTGTCGAGGAGACCCTGGACCTGCTGGGCCTCGCCGACCTGCGCCACCGCGCACTCCACGAGCTGTCCGGCGGTCAGCAGCAGCGCGTCGCCATCGGGTCGGTGCTCACGGCTCACCCACGTGTCCTCGTCCTGGACGAGCCCACCTCGGCCCTCGACCCCAGCGCGGCGGAAGAGGTCCTCGCGGCCGTGACCCGCCTCGTCCACGACCTCGGGGTCACCGTCCTCATGGCCGAACACCGCCTGGAACGCGTCGTCCAGTACGCCGACCGGGTGCTCCACCTCCCCGGCGACGGCCGCGTGAGCCACGGACCGCCCGCCGAGATGTTCCGTACGTCGTCCATCGCACCCCCGATCGTGGACCTCGGCCGGGCGGCCGGCTGGACCCCGCTTCCCCTGTCCGTCCGCGACGCCCGCCGTGCCGCGGCCCCCCTGCGCGGCCGCCTGGCCGGACACCGGCCCCCGCCCCCCGTTCCCCGGCCGGTCGGCCACCGGGAGTGCCTGCTGAAGGCGCGGGGCGTCACCGTCAGCTACCGGGGTGCCCCCGCCGTCCGCGAGGTCGACCTCGATCTGCCGGGCGGCCAGGTCACCGCGCTGATGGGACGCAACGGCTCCGGGAAGTCCTCGTTGCTGTGGGCCCTCCAGGGCTCGGGCCCCCGCACCGCGGGCACCGTGCGGGTGGCCTCCGGGCCCGGCGCGAAGACGCCCGGCGATCCCCACACGATGCCCCCGGCCCAGGCGCGCCGTCTGGTCGGGCTCGTCCCGCAGACCCCGTCCGACCTCCTCTACCTGGAGAGCGTCGGACAGGAACTCACCCAGGCCGACCGGGAGTCGGCCGTCGCCGGACCGGGTCCCGGGGACGCGCGGTCCCTCCTCGACCGGCTCGCGCCCGGCATCGAGGACGCCACCCACCCCCGGGACCTGTCGGAGGGCCAGAAACTCGCCCTGGTCCTGGCGATCCAGCTGGCGGCGGCGCCCAGCGTGCTGCTCCTGGACGAACCGACCCGCGGCCTCGACTACCGGGCCAAGACACAGCTGATCCGGATCGTCGGCACGCTCGCCGCCGAAGGCCGTACGGTGGTCATCGCCACGCACGACGTCGAGTTCGTCGCCCGGGCCGCGGACCGCGTCGTCGTCATGGCCCAGGGAGACGTCGTCGCCGACGGCCCGACCTCCGACGTCATCGTCGCCTCACCCGTCTTCGCGCCGCAGACCGCCAAGATCCTCGCCCCGCTGCCGTTCCTCACGGTCGACCAGGTCACCGCCGCCCTCGCCGGGGCCGCCGCGGACCCGGCGGACGCCGGAAGCGGGGCGGACGCGTGA
- a CDS encoding ECF transporter S component — protein sequence MTPARTEPAVRLTPRAGVVIALAAFLGLVAFFWPFVVAPGKFGSNYAPPLIFGVLLVLVLCVVLSEIAEGGINSKALAMLGVLSAVNAALRPLGAGTAGIETVFFVLVLAGRVYGPGFGFTLGCTSLFTSALITGGVGPWMPYQMFGCAFVGMLAGFLPRATGRREVLMLAVYGSLSGYLFGFLLNLSFWPFSLDPNSSIAYLPGLPFTEQWHRYVAFNLATSLGWDTGRAVTNLVCVLLAGPAVLTTFRRAARRARFQAPVRFREPDTGGAADPV from the coding sequence GTGACCCCCGCCCGTACCGAGCCGGCCGTCCGCCTCACACCCCGCGCCGGTGTGGTCATCGCGCTGGCCGCGTTCCTCGGACTGGTCGCCTTCTTCTGGCCGTTCGTCGTCGCCCCGGGGAAGTTCGGCTCGAACTACGCACCACCCCTGATCTTCGGCGTCCTGCTCGTGCTGGTCCTGTGCGTCGTGCTCTCCGAGATCGCCGAGGGGGGGATCAACTCCAAGGCGCTCGCGATGCTCGGCGTCCTGTCCGCCGTCAACGCGGCCCTGCGACCGCTCGGGGCGGGGACGGCGGGCATCGAGACGGTCTTCTTCGTCCTGGTCCTGGCCGGCCGCGTCTACGGCCCCGGCTTCGGATTCACCCTCGGCTGCACCTCCCTGTTCACGTCCGCGCTCATCACGGGCGGCGTCGGCCCGTGGATGCCCTACCAGATGTTCGGCTGTGCCTTCGTCGGCATGCTCGCCGGATTCCTGCCCCGGGCCACCGGCCGGCGGGAGGTACTCATGCTGGCCGTCTACGGCTCGCTGTCCGGCTACCTCTTCGGGTTCCTGCTCAACCTGTCCTTCTGGCCGTTCTCCCTCGACCCGAACAGCTCGATCGCCTACCTCCCGGGCCTGCCCTTCACGGAGCAGTGGCACCGGTACGTGGCCTTCAACCTCGCCACCTCCCTCGGCTGGGACACCGGCCGCGCCGTCACCAACCTGGTCTGCGTCCTGCTCGCCGGCCCGGCGGTCCTCACCACCTTCCGCCGGGCCGCCCGCCGCGCCCGCTTCCAGGCGCCGGTCCGCTTCCGGGAGCCGGACACCGGCGGCGCCGCGGACCCGGTGTGA
- a CDS encoding pyridoxamine 5'-phosphate oxidase family protein, with amino-acid sequence MSHPRRQPSRTSTRTAETGRPVVPAEPGRPAPPLVPAASGRPVSSPARRTVKLTAPQAMALLGGAPLGRIVFTRRALPAVRPVNHLLDGGQIVIRTHRDSDLFHQARQHGGLGVVVAYQADDIDPLTHLGWSVVATGFCHPVTEREALLRYERLIRPWPDRPMEAAVRISPDLVTGVRLTA; translated from the coding sequence ATGAGCCACCCACGGCGTCAGCCGTCCCGGACGTCCACGCGTACGGCGGAGACCGGGCGCCCGGTGGTGCCGGCGGAGCCCGGGCGCCCGGCGCCCCCCTTGGTGCCGGCCGCGTCCGGCCGCCCGGTCTCCTCTCCCGCCCGGCGCACGGTGAAGTTGACGGCCCCTCAGGCCATGGCGCTGCTCGGCGGCGCGCCGCTGGGACGGATCGTTTTCACCCGGCGCGCGCTGCCCGCCGTCCGGCCGGTGAACCATCTGCTGGACGGTGGTCAGATCGTCATCCGGACGCACCGGGACTCGGACCTGTTCCACCAGGCCCGGCAGCACGGCGGGCTCGGGGTCGTGGTCGCCTACCAGGCCGACGACATCGACCCGCTGACCCATCTGGGCTGGAGCGTCGTCGCCACGGGGTTCTGCCACCCCGTCACCGAGCGGGAGGCCCTGCTGCGGTACGAGCGGCTGATCAGGCCCTGGCCGGACCGGCCGATGGAGGCCGCGGTACGCATCAGCCCCGATCTGGTCACCGGGGTCCGGCTGACCGCCTGA
- a CDS encoding vitamin K epoxide reductase family protein — MTVVEHRPETATAKDARDADGPVRFGARRRFGWLLVITATLGLGASFVITVDKFELLGDPDFVPACSLNPVLSCTDVMRSEQASVFGFPNPLIGLIAFAVVLAVGAGLLAGARYRAWYWLGLNLGTLAGAVFCMWLMTQALYDIGALCLWCVLVWMVTVFLFWHTTLHNLRHGVLPAPRALVAAALEFPLVVPVTWCLVILTLTGTRFWSYWQTLL, encoded by the coding sequence ATGACGGTGGTGGAGCACAGGCCCGAGACGGCCACGGCGAAGGACGCGCGCGACGCGGACGGCCCCGTGCGCTTCGGGGCGCGGCGGCGGTTCGGATGGCTGCTCGTGATCACGGCGACCCTCGGACTGGGGGCCTCCTTCGTGATCACCGTCGACAAGTTCGAACTGCTCGGCGACCCCGACTTCGTCCCCGCCTGCTCACTGAACCCCGTGCTGTCCTGCACGGACGTGATGCGCAGTGAGCAGGCGTCGGTGTTCGGCTTCCCCAACCCGCTCATCGGGCTGATCGCCTTCGCGGTGGTGCTGGCCGTCGGCGCGGGCCTGCTGGCGGGCGCCCGCTACCGGGCCTGGTACTGGCTGGGCCTGAACCTCGGCACGCTCGCGGGCGCCGTCTTCTGCATGTGGCTGATGACCCAGGCGCTGTACGACATCGGCGCGCTGTGCCTGTGGTGCGTGCTCGTGTGGATGGTCACCGTGTTCCTGTTCTGGCACACCACCCTGCACAATCTCCGCCACGGCGTGCTCCCGGCCCCGCGCGCCCTGGTGGCGGCGGCGCTGGAGTTCCCGCTCGTCGTGCCGGTGACCTGGTGCCTGGTGATCCTCACGCTGACAGGGACCCGGTTCTGGTCGTACTGGCAGACGCTTCTGTGA